GGGATTGAACTCAACCAGAACAGTCAGGTTGGGATAGGAATCAGAAGCAAAGAGCAAAAGTAACCTGTCGTCTGAGTTttggcctccctgcctgcctgcacaGCACTTCTTTACTGTGAGATGGGCCTTTTCTTGTTCTGTGCCCTCCTGCCAAGGCCAGGCTCTCCACACAGCAGGAACAAGTTCCCGGACGAACCACAGGCATGGGGCCAGGTGCTGTTGTTCCTGaggagtaaataaatctttttgagagagagagaactgtatgagtgttagctgttattatttttatcatcattactATTGAGATGTCTCCCCTCTTATTTATTGTTCCATTTTGGGGGAAACTGGTACAATGAAATGCTAAGGGATAGGGGCGTGATCAAAAGCTTAGCACCAGGATCTGGGAGCTGGGAAGTTAAGCCCCACAGAGCAGCCCTGAAGTATGGAAGCAGTTTTCAAGCTATAGTGGTAGACTCTTTGCTCCATTCAGATCCTGAGTTAGAGGCCCAGGGTGATACACCACCCCTATCTGAGGGTAACAGATCCCTAGCCTCAGAAGTCTCTGGTCTGCCTGTATATGAGTCTTAAGGCTTTAAGTTTGCCTCTCTTCTCACAGGAGTTCAAAGaattttttctgtctcttggtttcCCTTCCTCAGGCCTAGAGGCATCTAAGAGATGCACAGTCCTGGTAGAGAAACCCAGCTTCCATAAAACCGTCAGATCTGGTCAGCTGGGGCCCAAGGGAACTTCCTGAGCCCAGTATCCTCTCTCTTTAGCCTGTGGTCTAAGCCTGATGGCTGAGATgtcccttttaatgtactgcctCACTTCTTTGAGCCACCAAGTCCCCAGCTCTCTGCAGAGTGCCAAGAAGAATCCTAAAGGTCCAAGGGTTTTTGATAAAGTCCACACAGAGCTTTTGGGAGATGAGCTCCCTTGCCAAGGGTGTACAGAAGTCAGGGGTAACAGCCAGAATTGGCTGGTGCCCACCCTGACCCAGAATGCAACTTGGCAGGCACCTCACAGGAAAGGGCCCACAGGACCTTTGGGCAGGCACAGGGCTCAAGTTGCCTGAGATACTCTGAAGCCAGAGTCTGGGAGGAGCGAGGACCTCTTCCAGAAGTGACACTTTAACCCTTCCCTCTCAGGAGTCGGGACTTTCAACCCCTCTCCTTAGCAGGGTGTGAGTTCAGAGGGTCAAAGGGTCTTGATTTAGTTAGGCCTCTTCATTCtatagatggggagactgaggcccaagGTGAGGGAGTGGCTCTAGTCCCTATAGAATGGGCCTCTTGTCCAGGAAGGCTCCTCAGAGGAAGGATAGGGAAGGAAGTAAGTGGGTGTGGTGAGGAATGGAGGGAGCATGTAGGTGGTGAGAACCACATGACCAGGGCTCTACtgcaggagcagagggtgagctcagagtagggagcccagccACACTGCACTTGAGCTGAGTGATCAGGTTTAGGATTGACCTCTTAGGGCTAGGCCCCTGGTCTTTGTCTTGTCCCCACATTTCCCCTGCTCTTAGCTGTAGCTGCTGAATCTGCAAACTCTCTTTAGCCCAAGGAAGTCCTAATTCCAGCCTTTGGAGAGGACTCTGGGAGCCACCCCAGGGGAAGGCAGCCAGCCAAGGGGGTGAAAGTTGAGGAAGGCAGGCAGCTGTACTGAGCTGTCTCTGGGGCAGCAATCTGTTGGCAAGCCTACCTAGCCAGCCAGAATCAGGGAGCTGTTTACTTTCAGTTTTTAGCTCTTGCAAAAGTTTTGTTTCTAGCAACTAAGTCTGTGTTTATGTTACTTAAGGGAATCACtctggaaaagaacaaaacttcAGCCCTGATGCCAGGTCCAGAGGTTCACTGGGCAGAGGGCAGTGGAGTAGGGAGAGCTTGGCCAGGTCTGGGGGCATGCCTTGGGGAGGTACAGTACCTTACTTCTACTCTGCCCGGGTGAGGTCTGAGAACAGCAAGTCCTCTCTGTAGCAGGTGTTTTGCAAGATGTAACCGACCAGACCCTTGGTCACATATGAATTTCATTTCACCTTCATAGTAGACCTGGATTAGAAGCCCAAACAGAAGTTCTTAGTTCCCTTTGGTAACAAAGAtactgagacccagagaaagagTGTGTTGAGTTTGGCCACAGACCATTTTCCTTCCACTCTACCCCACTGCCTCCCTTCTGAGAGTCCCAGGAACACCCTGAAGCAGGGGTGAGTGGGGAGACTGCACCCACCACCTTCCTGGCAGGCGAACTGTTCAAGAGGATCCACTGGGGGACTAGAGTGGAGAGAACCCAGAATATAGTGGCTTGGCCCAGACCACATTTCAGCCCAAAGAAGAGGGCTgggcctcggggcgcctgggtggctcagtgggttaaagcctcttcctccagctcaggtcatgatcccagaatcctgggatcgagccccgcatcgggctctctgctcagtggggagcctgcttcctcctctctctctgcctgcctctctgcctacttgggatctctgtctgtcaaataaataaataaaatctttaaaaaaaaaaaaaaaaagaagaagaaagaaaaagaagagggctGGGCCTTCCTGAGGGAGGTTTTGGAGAAGATACTATGTCACAGGGACCTGGCCAAAGAAGGATCCACCAGCTGGAAGCCGTTCCTGAGTGACAGAGCACCTCCTCTCCCATCATCTGCTCATGGAGCCCAGCCATGCTGCAGTTGGGCTAGGGGCTCAAATTTAGGATTTGTCTCTCAGGCTAGGACCCTGGTCTGTGTATCTTGTCCCCATTTCTGCCCTGCTCCTAGCTGTGGCTGCTGAATCTGCTACTCTCTAGCCCCAGCAAGTCCTAGTCCCACTCTAGGGGAAGGCAGCCAGCCAAGTGGGTGGAAGTCGAGCAAGGCAGGCATCTGTACTGAGCGAGGGGCCCTGCTCAGGGCTTGGGTCCCCAGGGCTCCAGCAGGAGCATGCGAGGATTTCGGAGGAGCAGTCAGAACATGGAGGGGTGTCCTTGCTCTAAGCAATTTCACCTCTGCCCAGCGCCTCCATAGTTGTGTGTTTTGGAGTAATAACTGATGAAGGAAGAACCTTTACTCCCAGTCAAGATGTTTTTTAGACCCTACTGAGGTCAACAAAAGCCAAATGTTGCTGAGTGTGTGTTCTCTGTCCTtccacacccctgccctgcctAGTACACAGAGCCAAGCCCTGTCCCTGGGCCTGGGCCATACAGATAAAGCCCCCTGGGTTGCCTGTGCGGGTGTGAATGCTGGGAAGTCAGTTGAACCAGCCACACTTGATTCAGCTCCAGGGCAGATGTTGGCCCAGCCAGTCAGGTGCGGGCCTGTGCTCATGCTGTTACCCCCAGTGAAATGACCTCATTCCACCTCCAGTTCAGCTGCCACTCTGCCCATCTAGGATCTCACCTCTGTATGAAGCCTCCCCTGTCCATCCTGGCTGTCATGAATTGCTCCCTTCTCCATGCTTCTGAGTTCTAAGCTTCATCTCTGTGATTGTTGGGTGGGTTGGCATCTTCTTCTCCCCTCTAGCCTGAGCAGCCCTGTGGGGACAGAAACCATGGCTACTTATTGTCCTTAGAAATTGATtgggttgaggggcacctgaataactcagtcagttaagcatctgctttcagctcagttcataatcccagggtcctagaatggagccctacattgggctccccgctcagcagcagaccctgcttctccctctcccaccgcccctcccccccccaaatcatgcatgtgcatgctctcaaaaaaaaaaaaaaaaggttaataaatttatttattttttaaaaattgattggGTTGAATTGATGAGTCACTAACAAAGTTCTTTAATGGTCATTTCATAAACTGAAGTACCCAACTGACCCTTCCAGGGATGGAAAATAAGACCTATCAGAACTTCTTGAAAACAGTGCTTCTCTTCTGgcagatgaggacacagaagcTTGGTTTGGGATTTGAGATAGGGGACTATGCTCTTTAGGCCTGTTTTCCCCTTtagcttttaaaacaaacatctCTGTCCCCTTTCACTGtagcagagaaagaaatggaaagttaAGGTACAGCTGGTGACCCAGAAGATGTGTCTGCAGTGAAGCCAGGGCACTAGAAGGGGATTCATCATTACCTCTAAATCCTAAATAGCTCACAAGACAACAATCTTAGATCTTGGGAGTACAGAGGGGTATATGAAGACTTAATGTGCTTCCAAGCGCCTGAGAGGATTTGACCTATCCAaaggcctggcacatggtaggccaACAACCACTGGttctagaatgaatgaataagatgtTTTTTGTAAGAGGCAGCCTCCTCCCGACCCAGTTTCAGCCTCTGGTCACCAGGGCTTGGTCCCACCCATTACTGGTCTAGCAGTTACCAACCTCCCATCTTGGACCTGGCGCATTTGGAGTCATAAGCATCAGATTCAGTCCGTGTCTTGCAGAAGCACCCATCCAGTGTAGAGGAGGAGGGCAACAACCAGGGACTGGGCAACTGGTCTACCCTGGCCTAAGGCATTATACAGCACCTCTCATATTTTGGAAGGAAGAACTCCAGTCATGAGCAACgagtagttttcctttttttccttttagcctaGGCCTCCCTAGAAGACATGGAGCTGTGGGTTGGGTCTCAGGCACCCCTAACTGTGGGCTATCAGTGCTGAGAGTTTGCTCAGGTTCTGTGGACTCCTTCAGCATTTAGAATTCCAGATTGGCAGGTAGTCCTCAAGGCTGCCTGGCTATCCACTCCCCTTATCACATTCTGACTgctgttctaatttttttagtaGATCACTCTGTCCCCTCGGTGCCATGGAAGTCAAGAACTGGgttctgagggcacctgggtggctcagttaagtatctgcctttgactcaggtcatgatctcagggtcctgggatcaagcccacacattgggctccctgttagGAATccatcagcagggagtctgcttctccctctcctctgcccaccccccactcatgctctctctcaaataaatatatacaaaatttaaaataaaaaagaaaaagaactgggtTCTGTTCATTTCTGTCTCCTCACAGTAGGCGTTGAAAAGGTTAAGTGGAGGAAGGGGATTACTAAATGTCACTGATCCCAGAAGCAACTCTCGCTAGGCCTCAGATTCCCATTTGCAGAATCACAAGGGGCATGGAGGTAGTTTCAGATCTCTGGGGTCTCCACCAAACTGATTCTTGGTGCCTGGGGAGTGGTGCAGTGAGCTGCCTATGCCTCCATCAGCTTGTGAAGACCTCAGCACATGGATTTGGAGACAGAAATGCCCATCCATAGGGCAGGCTGCATGCTATTGAGGTCAGCCAAGTTCACCTGTGGTGGCGACTCCCATCTCCTTTTAGCACTGCCTCTTCCTGTCAACTGGCTGCCTGGGTTGGCTTTTTTGTATAGCTTTGAGCTGCTCCAGGGCAGGAACCTGGTACAGAAAATAAAGTGGAGTGGGGAGCAGTTGAATGAGCAAAAGAGTGAGTCATATAGGAGTCCAGAAGACCACCATCACATAACCCAAATGTACACTAGGACCTTAAAGGGGAACTAGTGATACCCTGTCAGCCTGAGGCAGGGAAAGCTTTGGTAGGAGGGCAGTGTCGGGATGTGGTTCATGTCACCTGCCGGCTGTCAGAACTCCCAGGGGCCATACTGAGAGTGTAGTATTCACCAACATCTCCTCCCTGGCAATTGGATATATTCCCATGGTGACATGTAGAACAGTTACAACTCAGAGGACGAATGACTTATCCATATTCATGCAGCAAGAGAAGGGATGAGGCTTTAATCTGTCCCGGAGGGGACTGCTGCTCCTCCACAGGCAGAGTCTCAGCTAGGGTTCACATCCCATCTCTGCCACTCCAAGCTGTGGGACCTTGAGTTTATTTAAACCTGAACTCTAGTTTCCTGTCCATGACCTAGGAACAACATGCCCACCCGTGGGGTTGAGATGAGGGTTAAACAACATCAAGTACATAAAGTGCTTTGTAAACCAGTCagctctagggacgcctgggtggctcagttggttaagcagctgccttcggctcaggtcatgatcccagcgtcctgggatcgagttccacatcgggctccttgctcatcggggagcctgcttctccctctgcctctgcctgccattctgtctgcctgtgcttgctctctctccctctctctctctgacaaataaataaataaaatctttaaaaaaaaaaaaacaaaaaccagtcaGCTCTATATCAATATTAGCCAGAGAACCAAGATATGAAAGGAACCAAAGTCATTTCTTGGAGGTGCCATATCCTCACCTAGCTGACTTCTTCTTCTTTCAGGATAAGAGTGAGGCCTCCAGCAGAGTCTTGTCCAGAAGGCCTTGTCGTCCCAGACCCAACTCGCTGCCTCCCAACTTGCCTGAGGAAGAAACTCGCAGGATCGCACGGATATTTTCTTCCCAGTACTCCCAGAAAGACTAATACAGACTGAAAGACAAAGGGAAGGATCCGCCTGCCCACCTTCCTTTGGCCTTGTCTGGCTCACATGAGAAACAAGGTCTGCTTCCTTCAAGGCCATGAGGGCCCTGAAACTACCACCAGCCTAGTCCATGGGTGCCTTGGGACCCCATCCAGCACAGCCTGGAGGAATGTCCCAAACCAGTCCAAAGTCCATCTGCTAGGATTTCAGCTTCTTCCTTCTAAACAAAATGGACTCCAGTACCCAAGTGGAACCACCCATCTTTTGACTAAGGGACCCAAGCAGGCATCTCTCGGCTGAGAAACTCCTTCCAGTGTCCTTGATAGCCTACTGCTGACATGAGCCCACCTTCTGCCTGAATATCATGGGCCATTTTTTACTTAAAGTTTGGGTGGGGtagaggtgggggtggagatTGTGTGTGTTGTGCATAGCTGAGGAAGTCCTTGAGCCACCTCAGCTGATTTGCTTAGAAATAAGggtattttatagatataaattatttttacgcTGTGTTGAATTAATCAAtagaaaaggaggggggaaatcACCTCCTTTGGACTTTTGTCTGATTATCTAAAATTCTAACCATGCTTTTAACTTATTGTTTTTACCCAGCTCTGAAGGTCCTTGTTCCTGCCTGTGTTTGAATAAAATCATATTGGTATTTGTATTCTGTAAACAGGTGTTTCCTGGGTTGGCCACTGGACTGGGGTGTTAGGAATCCATTTGTGCTCTAACAGCCAAAGGAAAGCTTGAAAACCATACAGTCCCTTAAGCTCACCTTGAACCAGGGGCCAGGGTCACCACAAGACTTCACGGTGAGAGAGCAGATTGGGCGGACACTCCGTTATTCCTTTGCTTATGCCTCCAATCCGGCAACAAAGTGGAGGAGTCTCCTGGAACAGGTCTGCTCAGAACCCCTGATCTCTCTAGGATGAATTGCTCTGGGTTAAGACTGTCAAACTCCAAACATTTGAGCAGCTACTATAGACAGGGCCTGTGAGGAAGATAAGAAAAGCACAAAGATGTGCAGAATGGCTGGGAGAGAAGGGTGGAGGAGAATTAACATGGAGGGTCCCGCTTTCCTCCCCAAGCACAGGCCATTTTGCTTAGTCCTCATAACTCTATAACCTACAGGTCATGATACCCATTTTATAGTTACTGAAACTCACCAAAGTCAAGTCATTTGCCTCTGTTTATGTAGCTAGGAAAGGAATCACCACATACATTTCCAGAGGTGTCACAAGGCTTCTGCACACAGGGAGTAGCCAGTGAGTGGTCTGAATTGGGGAAATTGATGGAAAAAAACCATGTGGGCTGGAGCAACCAGGGCGGGCTTCCCAGAAAAGTCAGAGGATGAGCCCAGAGAAAAAACCAGGAGAGCACTCAGGGCCACATGCTGCTAGGGACAGGGAAGAGACCTGTCTTGACACTGC
This DNA window, taken from Lutra lutra chromosome 10, mLutLut1.2, whole genome shotgun sequence, encodes the following:
- the LOC125078180 gene encoding uncharacterized protein LOC125078180 isoform X1, which translates into the protein MEKGAIHDSQDGQGRLHTEVYYEGEMKFICDQGSGRLHLAKHLLQRGLAVLRPHPGRVEVRFIYSSGTTAPGPMPVVRPGTCSCCVESLALAGGHRTRKGPSHSKEVLCRQAGRPKLRRQVNRINLRTKTLLILLYRPVFFLPYPTPASTTTNIVVKLLKGHITILGSSKNDACFSSETISKTDNSLGSWYIMKAETEKQEQQFCMVGDTTAQSGSQTPFLWA